A single genomic interval of Cucumis sativus cultivar 9930 chromosome 7, Cucumber_9930_V3, whole genome shotgun sequence harbors:
- the LOC101220413 gene encoding peptidyl-prolyl cis-trans isomerase CYP21-4, with the protein MAKMKPQALLQQSKKKKGPSRISLTTILTCSLIVALFVFFLHTSYRHWSHRSKLQLENGFSGSETEASLMDTKKSDLPGYAVFSTSKGTIVVELYKESAPEVVDEFIDLCQKNRFSGMLFHHVIKHYSIQVGNSQDLGVAEDWILGGKHHSQPDASLKHDAFLVGTPRGKPKNKGFEIFITTAPIPDLSEKLIIFGQVIKGEHVVQEIEEVDTDEHYRPKSTIKINNITLRMKI; encoded by the exons ATGGCAAAGATGAAGCCGCAAGCTTTGCTTCAACaaagcaaaaagaagaaagggcCTTCGCGGATTAGTCTTACAACAATTCTCACGTGCAGCTTGATTGTtgctttatttgtgtttttccTGCATACCTCATACAGACATTGGTCTCATAG GTCAAAGTTACAATTAGAGAATGGGTTTTCAGGTTCTGAG ACTGAAGCCTCTTTGATGGATACAAAAAAGTCAGATCTACCTGGATATGCT GTTTTCAGTACTTCAAAGGGCACAATAGTTGTGGAGCTTTACAAAGAAAGTGCCCCTGAAGTCGTTGATGAGTTTATTGATTTATG TCAAAAGAATCGTTTTAGTGGAATGCTGTTTCATCATGTGATAAAACACTATTCAATTCAAGTGGGCAATAGCCAAGATCTTGGGGTCGCAGAAGATTGGATTCTGGGAGGAAAGCATCATAGTCAGCCTGATGCAAG TTTAAAACACGACGCCTTTTTAGTCGGCACACCAAGGGGGAAACCTAAGAACAAAGGATTTGAGATTTTCATTACAACTGCACCAATTCCAGATCTTAGTGAGAAGCTGATCATCTTCGGGCAAGTAATCAAGGGCGAACACGTTGTACAG GAGATCGAGGAGGTAGACACGGACGAGCATTATCGACCTAAATCtacaatcaaaataaacaacataACCCTGAGAATGAAAATATGA
- the LOC101219938 gene encoding uncharacterized protein LOC101219938 has translation MIPLLLALLLLSGFTPIRPVKSHQESGEWSCESDSDIGIVAEFRPGIITLDGHADDWNDIDGFEFSLLPALDPDEDKEYSGGKMTVKALHDGRDVFFLLQVDGQYRYSKGDSSKCPSVALMFQIGESATYHSMGGCKEGKDTCTNKTCKGYEVDLMHFSIGNAIPGRLYGGNNVDIGTGGDRFGHLVDVYAWNPHCRYLDGIGPSGNDSSAKNDWKGAWWHSSFSHHSGFVEEDSPYSSDNQKGTYYFEFSRPLRTSDRLQQDAQFVIGGSSKMSAAFWYPVDEKPWHGSGHYSIHCDWTSLDFYSSSSKLTTSLHGSGSSSTASIFALLISVISLCLSVVVVYRLFRPQSVAVEYTVLRPQNVALTSMDNNSNL, from the exons ATgattcctcttcttcttgctCTACTGCTTCTATCTGGTTTTACGCCCATCAGGCCCGTCAAATCCCACCAAGAATCCGGCGAGTGGAGCTGCGAATCGGACTCCGATATCGGAATTGTAGCCGAATTTCGCCCCGGCATCATTACTCTCGACGGACACGCTGATGATTGGAATGACATTGATGGATTCGAGTTTTCTCTCTTACCGGCTCTTGACCCTGATGAAGACAAAGAATACAGTGGTGGGAAGATGACCGTTAAG GCTTTACATGATGGGAGGGACGTTTTCTTCTTGCTCCAGGTTGATGGGCAATATCGATACTCAAAAGG TGACAGTTCCAAATGTCCATCTGTTGCTCTCATGTTTCAGATCGGTGAGAGTGCCACCTATCACAGT ATGGGTGGCTGTAAGGAAGGAAAGGATACTTGCACGAACAAAACTTGCAAGGGATATGAAGTTGACCTCATGCATTTTTCTATTGGAAATGCTATTCCAGGACGGTTGTATGGTGGGAACAATGTAGACATTGGAACTGGAGGTGACAG ATTTGGACATCTGGTGGATGTGTATGCTTGGAATCCTCATTGTAGATACTTAGATGGAATTGGCCCATCAG GAAATGATTCAAGTGCGAAGAACGACTGGAAAGGTGCATGGTGGCACAGCAGCTTTTCCCATCACTCAG GTTTCGTGGAGGAAGATAGTCCATATTCATCAGATAACCAAAAGGGTACTTATTATTTCGAATTCTCTAGGCCTTTAAGAACCTCGGATCGTCTTCAACAG GATGCCCAGTTTGTCATTGGTGGATCAAGTAAGATGTCGGCTGCATTTTGGTATCCTGTGGATGAGAAGCCGTGGCATGGCTCTGGACACTATTCAATTCACTGTGATTGGACATCTTTAGATTTCTATTCCAGTAGTTCAAAACTGACCACATCGTTGCATGGGAGTGGCTCGAGCAGCACTGCGAGTATTTTTGCCCTCTTGATCTCAGTAATCTCTTTGTGCCTCTCCGTTGTTGTTGTGTACAGACTTTTCAGACCACAAAGTGTGGCTGTTGAGTACACAGTTCTCAGACCTCAAAATGTGGCTCTTACATCCATGGACAACAACAGCAACCTTTAG